A genomic segment from Pseudoalteromonas nigrifaciens encodes:
- a CDS encoding alpha/beta hydrolase family protein — MNAFRLLVAFIGCIALLPMSYAEQGYQTPSAELAALVDAKLSPTSSLSDDGQWLALFERKRVVSLDELAKEELKLAGIKLNPANFSRSRVSAKYSAVQIKHVQSGTVININNLPQGIIRAPKWSSNSEYLAFVVEQKNDARLWLYNVKTKQANELNSIALNSVLTASPYEWLPDSSALVANLAVNLGKARLQNDSQSTMPVIQQSSGEKAPARTYQNLLTGPFDEAQFKFYGQGQLAYITLDGHAQPIGRPALLKSFSVSPDSTNILVASINEPFSYQVPYNRFATTWQIWGMRGFSLVELAKQPLADNIPQGYDSVRTGRRDFEWRGDQGAEVIWAEAQDAGDMKTDVEYHDFIYSLRAPFKREPKLFAKVERRYSGIEWGNDNIAMLSDWRFSDRQVRTYIIAPRDADKNRILFSERSYNDAYKDPGRALYERNDLGSKVIKVVGGRYLFLRGNGASEQGNVPFLDQYDVKTHSSKRLWQSAAPYYERVRALLDDEGKRFITIRESKTEQPNFFIRDLNKQNLTQITNFEHPYPAFKGVTKEQLRYTRDDGVELSGTLYLPPGYDKSQGPLPVLMWAYPLEYKDKAVASQVRESPYEFTSIGYWGPMPYLAKGIAVFDDPKMPIVGIEGSEPNDNFRKQLVASAQAAVDVLVKKGIADKNNIAIAGHSYGAFMVANLLAHSDLFKTGIARSGAYNRTLTPFGFQGEERDFWQAQDVYANMSPFFHAEKINEPMLMIHGQEDPNSGTFPMQSERMYAALKGLGKEVRLVMLPHEAHGYRARKSLLHVLWEQEQWLDKYLLNDSAGPVKVITEQVAEPAPSQ, encoded by the coding sequence ATGAACGCTTTTAGGCTGTTAGTTGCCTTTATTGGCTGTATTGCATTACTGCCAATGAGCTATGCAGAGCAAGGATATCAAACGCCATCGGCTGAACTTGCTGCATTAGTAGATGCTAAGTTATCGCCCACCAGTAGTTTGTCAGACGATGGCCAATGGCTGGCATTGTTTGAGCGCAAACGTGTTGTGTCGCTAGATGAGTTGGCAAAAGAGGAGCTTAAACTGGCGGGCATTAAACTCAACCCGGCAAACTTTTCACGCTCACGCGTAAGTGCAAAATACAGTGCGGTGCAAATTAAACACGTACAAAGTGGTACGGTTATTAATATTAATAACTTGCCACAAGGTATTATTCGCGCGCCAAAGTGGTCATCAAATAGTGAGTACTTAGCCTTCGTGGTTGAGCAAAAAAATGATGCGCGTTTATGGTTATACAATGTAAAAACAAAACAAGCTAATGAGCTAAACTCAATTGCGCTAAACTCTGTCCTTACTGCATCCCCTTATGAATGGCTACCCGATAGCAGTGCCTTGGTTGCAAATTTAGCTGTTAATTTAGGAAAAGCCAGATTACAAAATGATAGCCAAAGTACGATGCCTGTTATTCAGCAAAGTAGCGGCGAAAAAGCCCCTGCACGTACTTATCAAAACTTATTAACCGGTCCGTTTGATGAGGCGCAGTTTAAGTTTTATGGCCAAGGGCAACTCGCCTATATAACGCTTGATGGTCATGCGCAACCGATTGGCCGCCCTGCGTTGCTTAAGTCATTTTCAGTATCACCCGACTCAACCAATATATTAGTGGCAAGCATAAACGAGCCATTTTCGTATCAAGTTCCATACAACCGCTTTGCTACAACATGGCAAATATGGGGAATGCGTGGTTTTTCACTAGTTGAGCTGGCAAAACAACCATTAGCCGATAATATTCCACAAGGCTACGACAGTGTACGTACTGGCAGACGTGACTTTGAGTGGCGAGGCGATCAAGGTGCAGAGGTTATTTGGGCTGAAGCGCAAGATGCCGGTGATATGAAAACCGATGTTGAATATCACGACTTTATTTACAGCTTACGTGCACCGTTTAAGCGCGAGCCTAAACTGTTTGCTAAAGTAGAGCGTCGTTATTCGGGTATAGAATGGGGTAACGATAATATTGCTATGCTCAGCGATTGGCGCTTTAGTGACCGCCAAGTGCGTACTTATATTATTGCCCCACGTGATGCTGATAAAAACCGCATATTATTTTCAGAGCGTAGTTACAACGATGCCTACAAAGACCCTGGTAGAGCACTATATGAGCGCAATGATTTAGGCAGCAAGGTAATAAAAGTGGTTGGCGGACGCTATCTGTTTTTACGCGGTAATGGCGCATCAGAGCAAGGTAATGTGCCGTTTTTAGACCAATACGATGTAAAAACTCATAGCAGCAAACGTTTGTGGCAATCAGCGGCACCTTATTATGAGCGTGTTCGTGCGTTACTTGATGACGAAGGTAAGCGTTTTATTACTATTAGAGAGTCTAAAACAGAGCAACCTAACTTTTTTATTCGTGATTTAAATAAACAAAATTTAACTCAAATTACTAATTTTGAGCACCCTTACCCTGCATTTAAAGGCGTAACAAAAGAGCAATTACGTTATACCCGAGATGACGGTGTTGAGCTTTCAGGCACACTTTATTTACCACCAGGTTATGATAAATCTCAAGGCCCATTACCTGTATTAATGTGGGCATACCCGCTTGAATATAAAGATAAAGCAGTCGCTTCTCAAGTGCGTGAATCGCCTTATGAGTTTACCTCTATTGGTTACTGGGGCCCGATGCCTTACTTAGCTAAAGGTATTGCGGTGTTTGACGATCCTAAAATGCCTATTGTAGGTATTGAGGGCAGTGAACCAAATGATAACTTTAGAAAGCAACTAGTGGCCAGCGCACAAGCTGCCGTAGATGTATTGGTTAAAAAAGGCATTGCTGATAAAAACAATATTGCCATAGCAGGGCATTCATATGGCGCATTTATGGTGGCTAATTTATTAGCGCATAGTGACTTGTTTAAAACCGGTATTGCCCGCAGTGGCGCGTATAATCGCACCTTAACGCCGTTTGGCTTTCAAGGCGAAGAGCGCGACTTTTGGCAAGCCCAAGATGTGTACGCAAACATGTCGCCATTTTTTCATGCCGAAAAAATTAACGAGCCAATGTTGATGATTCACGGGCAAGAAGATCCGAATTCTGGCACCTTTCCCATGCAAAGTGAGCGTATGTACGCCGCATTAAAAGGCTTAGGTAAAGAAGTGCGCTTAGTTATGCTACCCCATGAAGCACATGGCTATCGTGCTCGTAAAAGTTTACTGCATGTATTGTGGGAGCAAGAACAGTGGTTAGATAAGTACTTACTTAATGACTCTGCCGGGCCGGTAAAGGTAATAACTGAGCAAGTGGCAGAGCCAGCACCGAGCCAGTAG